A part of Corynebacterium afermentans subsp. lipophilum genomic DNA contains:
- the gap gene encoding type I glyceraldehyde-3-phosphate dehydrogenase translates to MTTRIGINGFGRIGRAALRIIEDEYKGELEVVKINDLTDNETLAHLMKYDTAYGQFNHEIEHDDDSITIDGRRIEVSAEKDPANLAWGDVDVDIVLECTGVFRKGPQAKAHIDAGAKKVIISAPGKEVDGTYVWGVNHTDYTGSEEVISAASCTTNSLAPVAKVLDEAFGIERGLMTTIHAYTGDQRLQDAPHKDLRRARAAAQNIVPTTTGAAKAVGLVLPNLDGKLDGFAMRVPTITGSATDLTVTLNKETTVEELNAAVKKAAEDAEFGRALKYTEDPIVSSDIIGNPHGAIFDAGMTRVIDGNLAKIISWYDNEWSYTAQYIRLTKFVADKL, encoded by the coding sequence GTGACTACCCGCATTGGCATCAACGGTTTTGGCCGCATCGGCCGCGCAGCACTGCGCATCATCGAGGACGAGTACAAGGGCGAGCTCGAGGTTGTGAAGATCAACGACCTCACCGACAACGAGACCCTGGCGCACCTGATGAAGTACGACACCGCGTACGGCCAGTTCAACCACGAGATCGAGCACGACGACGACTCCATCACCATCGACGGCCGCCGCATCGAGGTCTCCGCGGAGAAGGACCCGGCCAACCTCGCATGGGGCGACGTCGACGTGGACATCGTGCTCGAGTGCACCGGCGTGTTCCGCAAGGGCCCGCAGGCCAAGGCGCACATCGACGCCGGCGCGAAGAAGGTCATCATTTCCGCACCGGGCAAGGAAGTCGACGGCACCTACGTCTGGGGTGTCAACCACACCGACTACACCGGCTCCGAGGAAGTCATCTCCGCTGCGTCCTGCACCACCAACTCCCTGGCACCGGTGGCCAAGGTGCTTGACGAGGCCTTCGGCATCGAGCGCGGTCTGATGACCACCATCCACGCCTACACCGGCGACCAGCGCCTGCAGGACGCGCCCCACAAGGATCTGCGCCGCGCCCGTGCTGCCGCCCAGAACATCGTGCCCACCACCACCGGCGCCGCCAAGGCCGTCGGCCTGGTGCTGCCGAACCTGGACGGCAAGCTCGACGGCTTCGCCATGCGCGTGCCCACCATCACCGGCTCCGCCACCGACCTCACCGTCACCCTGAACAAGGAGACCACCGTTGAGGAGCTCAACGCGGCGGTGAAGAAGGCGGCCGAGGACGCCGAGTTCGGCCGGGCGCTGAAGTACACCGAGGACCCGATCGTCTCCTCCGACATCATCGGCAACCCGCACGGCGCTATCTTCGACGCCGGCATGACCCGCGTGATCGACGGCAACCTGGCCAAGATCATCTCCTGGTACGACAACGAGTGGTCCTACACCGCCCAGTACATCCGCCTGACCAAGTTCGTGGCGGACAAGCTCTAA
- the whiA gene encoding DNA-binding protein WhiA gives MALTAKAKDELLRATGGGLEMRAAEATALIRFGGEFQPSENGVAIVADFEEEAVARRLAVALTDLCAVEASVELLPPTSGSRESRYEVRVDDGVADVIRRLKLVTASGHPVVGMPRQIISGDMSGVEAAWRGAFLARGHLAEPGRTATLEVACPGQEAALALVGLARRMGLTAKTRETRGIERVTLRDGEAIGILLSRMGAPATRIEWDTKRESRAVKAKANSRLATFDDANTRRSAQAAAAAAARVERAMEILGDDVPEHLAEAGYLRAEHRHASLEELGRLAEPQMTKDAVAGRIRRLLSLADKRAAELGVEDTHGSPTT, from the coding sequence GTGGCGCTCACGGCGAAGGCCAAGGACGAACTCCTGCGCGCCACCGGCGGCGGGCTCGAGATGCGCGCGGCGGAGGCGACCGCGTTGATCCGGTTCGGCGGGGAGTTCCAGCCGTCCGAGAACGGTGTCGCTATCGTTGCCGACTTCGAGGAGGAGGCGGTTGCCCGGCGCCTAGCTGTGGCGCTGACGGACCTGTGCGCAGTCGAGGCGAGTGTGGAACTGCTCCCGCCGACGTCTGGAAGCCGCGAGTCCCGCTACGAGGTGCGTGTCGACGACGGTGTCGCCGACGTCATCCGCCGCCTGAAGCTGGTCACCGCGTCCGGACACCCAGTGGTGGGGATGCCACGCCAAATCATCTCCGGCGACATGTCAGGGGTGGAGGCTGCGTGGCGCGGCGCCTTCCTCGCCCGTGGGCACCTGGCCGAACCGGGCCGGACCGCCACCCTCGAGGTCGCCTGCCCGGGCCAGGAGGCGGCGCTAGCGCTTGTGGGGCTTGCTCGCCGCATGGGGCTGACCGCCAAGACGCGTGAGACCCGTGGCATCGAGCGGGTGACGCTTCGCGACGGCGAGGCTATCGGCATCCTGCTGAGCCGCATGGGTGCGCCTGCCACCCGCATCGAGTGGGACACCAAGCGGGAATCCCGCGCCGTGAAGGCGAAAGCCAACAGCAGGCTCGCCACCTTCGACGACGCGAACACCCGCCGCTCGGCCCAGGCCGCGGCGGCGGCCGCCGCACGCGTGGAGCGCGCCATGGAGATCCTCGGCGACGACGTCCCGGAGCACCTCGCCGAAGCCGGCTACCTGCGTGCAGAGCACCGCCACGCCTCCCTGGAGGAGCTGGGACGGCTGGCGGAACCGCAGATGACCAAGGACGCGGTGGCCGGGCGCATCCGGCGCCTGCTCTCACTCGCAGACAAACGCGCCGCCGAACTGGGCGTGGAGGACACGCACGGGAGCCCGACCACCTAA
- a CDS encoding gluconeogenesis factor YvcK family protein: protein MSHTSFTCLGGGHGLYQTLTAAREAGASTINAVVTVADDGGSSGRLRREMEIVPPGDLRMALAALTADGEGGAQWRDTLQHRFGGHGAMAGHALGNLLITGLAERLGDTQAALDQVATWTGSAGRVIPVCPQPLDIEADVAGLDDDPRVLRSVRGQVAVATTPGAVRRVRLTPSQPAASEAAVQAIMDADVVTIGPGSWFSSVIPHILVPDIAQALNETSATVVVILNLSPEAGETHGFTTERHIHVFSQHAPQLDVDYFLADENTATSEGERDNIARAASRLDAEVVFAPMREIDAEGAPLNRHDPMQLAAALKALRPAR from the coding sequence TTGAGCCATACGTCGTTCACCTGCCTTGGGGGAGGGCACGGCCTGTACCAGACGCTCACCGCCGCGCGTGAGGCTGGTGCGTCCACGATCAACGCCGTGGTCACCGTGGCGGACGACGGCGGCTCCTCTGGCCGCCTGCGCCGCGAGATGGAGATCGTTCCGCCGGGGGACCTGCGCATGGCGCTCGCGGCCCTAACCGCCGACGGTGAGGGAGGCGCTCAGTGGCGCGACACTTTGCAGCACCGCTTCGGCGGGCACGGCGCCATGGCTGGCCACGCGCTAGGCAATCTCCTGATCACGGGACTGGCGGAGCGCCTCGGGGACACCCAGGCGGCGCTGGATCAAGTTGCGACGTGGACCGGATCGGCCGGCCGCGTGATCCCGGTCTGCCCGCAGCCGCTGGACATTGAGGCGGACGTGGCGGGCCTTGACGACGACCCACGCGTGCTGCGCTCCGTGCGTGGTCAAGTGGCGGTGGCCACCACACCTGGGGCGGTGCGGCGCGTTCGACTCACCCCGTCACAGCCGGCGGCGAGCGAGGCGGCGGTGCAGGCGATCATGGACGCGGACGTGGTGACCATCGGTCCCGGCTCCTGGTTCTCCTCGGTGATCCCGCACATCCTCGTGCCCGACATCGCGCAGGCGCTCAACGAAACCTCGGCAACGGTGGTGGTGATCCTGAACCTGTCGCCGGAGGCGGGGGAGACCCACGGGTTTACCACCGAGCGGCACATCCACGTGTTCTCCCAGCACGCCCCGCAGCTCGACGTGGACTACTTCCTCGCCGACGAGAACACCGCCACCTCCGAGGGCGAGCGTGACAACATCGCGCGCGCCGCCTCCCGCCTCGACGCCGAGGTAGTCTTCGCTCCCATGCGCGAAATCGACGCCGAAGGCGCCCCGCTGAACCGCCACGACCCGATGCAATTGGCAGCTGCTCTCAAGGCCCTCCGGCCGGCGCGCTAG
- the rapZ gene encoding RNase adapter RapZ, giving the protein MPTTSSAHALPQEDSATTMRPVIITGLSGGGLSTAAKIFEDKGFFVSQNLPPQLILELVDLAAADDSPVQRLAVVSDIRAAKFNGSLLGTIATIRERGHEPFVLFLEARDDVLIRRFDSVRRTHPLQGDGTLQSGIEHEREEMEELRASADVIIDTSNLSVHDLRRAVEASVGELPVGRQHVTIESFGFKHGSPRDADIVLDVRFLPNPYWVEELREFRGVDQAVSDYVLNQDGAREYVDNFVDLLSSTLGGYRHEGKDFITVGIGCTGGHHRSVAVAEAVGKRLRQQGKVDVNVIHRDLERH; this is encoded by the coding sequence ATGCCCACGACATCCTCCGCACACGCATTGCCCCAGGAAGATTCCGCGACAACGATGCGCCCCGTGATCATCACGGGTCTGTCCGGCGGCGGCTTGTCCACGGCAGCGAAGATCTTCGAGGACAAAGGCTTTTTCGTCTCCCAGAACCTGCCGCCGCAGCTGATTTTGGAGCTGGTGGACTTGGCCGCTGCGGACGATTCTCCGGTGCAGCGGCTCGCGGTGGTCAGCGATATCCGCGCGGCGAAATTCAACGGCTCGCTCCTCGGCACCATCGCGACGATCCGGGAGCGCGGCCACGAGCCGTTCGTGCTGTTCTTGGAGGCCCGCGACGACGTGCTCATCCGCCGCTTCGACTCGGTGCGCCGCACCCACCCTCTGCAGGGCGACGGCACTCTGCAGTCCGGCATCGAGCACGAGCGGGAGGAGATGGAGGAGTTGCGCGCCTCCGCGGACGTCATCATTGACACATCCAACTTGTCGGTGCACGACCTGCGCCGGGCGGTGGAGGCCTCCGTCGGCGAGCTGCCGGTGGGCCGCCAGCACGTCACCATCGAATCCTTCGGGTTCAAACACGGCTCGCCGCGCGACGCTGATATTGTGCTTGACGTTCGTTTCCTGCCAAACCCGTACTGGGTGGAAGAGCTCCGGGAATTCCGTGGCGTCGACCAGGCGGTGTCCGACTATGTGCTCAACCAGGACGGTGCCCGCGAATACGTGGACAACTTCGTCGACCTGCTTTCCAGCACTTTGGGCGGCTACCGCCACGAGGGCAAGGATTTCATCACTGTCGGCATCGGCTGCACGGGCGGGCACCACCGCTCGGTGGCGGTGGCGGAGGCCGTCGGAAAGCGTTTGAGGCAGCAGGGCAAGGTGGATGTCAACGTGATCCACCGCGATCTTGAGCGCCACTAA
- the uvrC gene encoding excinuclease ABC subunit UvrC — MADPQSYRPAPGTIPTDPGVYKFRDRDGRVIYVGKAKNLRARLNNYFQPPHTLHPRTRQMVYTGASVEWTVVASEVEALQLEYTWIKRFDPWFNVMYRDDKTYPMLAVSVRERYPRAFFYRGPKRKGVRYFGPYSHAWAVRETLDLLTRVFPIRTCSNGVFNRHESLGRPCLLGYIDKCAAPCVGRVDEAAYDEIVQGFLSFMSGRTDQLVRGITAQMQEASENLEFEKAARLRDDLGAVNKVMERQTVVLGQDTDADVIAFDTDELEAAVQIFNVRDGRIRAQRGWVVEKTGDEPGAAERLEQGQADPTLPTLMQNFLVQYYSDAVERVRQEQEEDRTIEAQKVRRRGVDQESRAKAKTPMPVPREILVETLPAELPEVAELLAELRGGPVEIRVPQRGDKRALMETVHKNASEALHQHKLKRVGDLTARSQALQDIQDALGMDEAPLRIECTDISHIQGTDVVASLVVFEDGLPKKNDYRRYRIKEAAGDGRSDDVGSIAEVTRRRFKRYNEDKLANPDEVADAQTFADEADESTGAKRFAYPPQLFIVDGGKPQVNAAQAVFDELGIVDVQLIGLAKRLEEVWVPDDDEPIILPRNSEGMYLLQQIRDEAHRFAITYHRQQRSKRMRASALDAVPGLGPARRTDLVKHFGSVKKIKEASVEEIQQVKGVGPKLAETIYQHLHQ, encoded by the coding sequence TTGGCGGATCCGCAAAGTTACCGCCCGGCGCCGGGCACCATCCCGACCGACCCTGGGGTATACAAGTTCCGCGACCGCGACGGCCGCGTCATCTACGTGGGCAAGGCCAAGAACCTGCGCGCGCGCCTGAACAACTACTTCCAGCCGCCGCACACGCTGCACCCGCGCACCCGCCAGATGGTCTACACCGGCGCCTCCGTGGAGTGGACCGTGGTGGCCTCCGAGGTGGAGGCGCTGCAGCTGGAGTACACGTGGATCAAGCGCTTCGACCCGTGGTTCAACGTCATGTACCGCGACGACAAGACGTACCCCATGCTCGCGGTGAGTGTGAGGGAGCGCTACCCGCGCGCGTTCTTCTACCGCGGGCCGAAGCGCAAGGGCGTGCGCTACTTCGGGCCGTACTCGCACGCGTGGGCTGTGCGCGAAACCCTCGACCTGCTCACGCGAGTGTTTCCCATCCGCACCTGCTCCAACGGCGTGTTCAACCGGCACGAGTCGCTGGGGCGGCCGTGCTTGCTCGGCTACATCGACAAGTGCGCCGCCCCGTGCGTCGGGCGCGTGGACGAGGCCGCCTACGACGAGATCGTGCAGGGCTTTTTGAGCTTCATGTCGGGCCGCACGGACCAGCTCGTGCGCGGGATCACCGCGCAGATGCAGGAAGCGTCCGAGAACCTGGAGTTTGAGAAGGCCGCCAGGCTTCGCGACGACCTCGGCGCCGTAAACAAGGTCATGGAACGCCAGACTGTGGTTTTGGGGCAGGACACCGATGCCGACGTCATCGCCTTCGACACCGACGAGCTGGAAGCGGCGGTGCAGATCTTCAACGTCCGCGACGGGCGCATCCGCGCCCAGCGCGGCTGGGTGGTGGAAAAAACGGGCGACGAGCCCGGGGCCGCCGAGCGTCTGGAACAGGGGCAGGCCGACCCGACCCTGCCTACGCTAATGCAGAACTTTCTGGTGCAGTACTACTCCGACGCGGTGGAGCGCGTGCGGCAGGAGCAGGAGGAAGACCGCACGATTGAGGCGCAGAAGGTGCGCCGCCGCGGCGTGGACCAGGAGTCGCGCGCGAAGGCAAAGACACCGATGCCGGTGCCGCGCGAGATCCTCGTGGAAACGCTGCCGGCGGAGCTGCCCGAGGTCGCCGAGCTGCTCGCGGAGTTGCGCGGCGGCCCGGTGGAGATCCGTGTGCCGCAGCGCGGCGACAAGCGCGCGCTGATGGAGACGGTGCACAAGAACGCCTCTGAGGCACTGCACCAGCACAAACTCAAGCGCGTGGGCGACCTCACCGCCCGCTCTCAGGCGCTGCAGGACATCCAGGACGCCCTCGGCATGGACGAGGCGCCGCTGCGCATCGAGTGCACCGACATCTCGCACATCCAGGGCACGGACGTGGTGGCGTCGCTCGTCGTGTTCGAGGACGGCCTGCCAAAAAAGAACGACTACCGCCGCTACCGCATCAAGGAGGCCGCTGGCGACGGCCGTTCCGACGACGTCGGCTCAATCGCCGAGGTGACCCGGCGCCGCTTCAAGCGCTACAACGAGGACAAGCTGGCGAACCCGGATGAGGTCGCAGATGCGCAGACGTTCGCGGACGAGGCGGACGAGTCCACAGGCGCGAAGCGGTTCGCCTACCCGCCGCAGTTGTTCATCGTCGACGGCGGCAAGCCCCAGGTCAACGCTGCGCAGGCGGTGTTTGACGAGCTGGGCATCGTGGACGTGCAGCTCATCGGACTAGCCAAGCGCCTGGAGGAGGTGTGGGTGCCGGACGACGACGAGCCGATCATCCTGCCCCGCAACTCCGAGGGCATGTACCTGCTGCAGCAGATCCGCGACGAGGCGCACCGCTTCGCCATCACATACCACCGCCAGCAGCGCTCCAAGCGGATGCGCGCCTCCGCGCTAGACGCGGTGCCGGGGCTTGGCCCCGCCCGTCGCACGGACCTGGTCAAGCACTTCGGGTCCGTGAAGAAGATCAAGGAGGCCTCGGTGGAGGAGATCCAGCAGGTCAAGGGCGTCGGCCCGAAACTCGCGGAGACTATCTACCAGCACCTGCACCAGTAA
- a CDS encoding PH domain-containing protein — protein sequence MAEQHQTAGLSDRDEIAYLNALDPHATTTTKPWELELTSKFLRKVAVGWIVLVMAVHVFMSWAVDAEFTGVAITSLDKFAFIGVGLIISVLSWIALTRPRVRANEDGVQVRNIIGTRFYPWAVIYGLSFPKGSRMARLELPEFEYVPLWAIQSGDKEHALKAVEDFRALEAKYMPQD from the coding sequence GTGGCTGAACAGCACCAAACCGCGGGACTTTCGGACCGGGACGAGATTGCCTACCTCAACGCGCTCGACCCGCACGCCACCACCACCACGAAACCCTGGGAACTCGAACTGACCTCGAAGTTTCTGCGCAAGGTGGCCGTGGGCTGGATTGTTTTGGTCATGGCTGTGCACGTGTTCATGTCCTGGGCTGTGGACGCCGAGTTCACCGGCGTGGCCATCACCAGCCTGGACAAGTTCGCCTTCATCGGTGTCGGCCTGATCATCTCCGTGCTGTCCTGGATCGCGCTGACGCGCCCGCGGGTGCGCGCGAACGAGGACGGCGTGCAGGTGCGCAACATCATCGGCACCCGCTTCTACCCGTGGGCCGTGATCTACGGGCTGAGCTTTCCGAAGGGCTCGCGCATGGCGCGCCTTGAGCTGCCGGAGTTCGAGTACGTGCCCCTGTGGGCCATCCAGTCCGGCGACAAGGAGCACGCCTTGAAGGCCGTGGAAGACTTCCGCGCGCTCGAAGCCAAGTACATGCCGCAGGATTAA
- the ribH gene encoding 6,7-dimethyl-8-ribityllumazine synthase: MASSGAPEDYSIQAEGMTIAVVYTRWNDKIVDLLRAGARDEARELGVKVEEYAVAGALELPVVAQACAKRYDAVVALGCVIRGETAHFQYVCDSVTAGLTRVALDEQTPVGNGVLTVDDEDQAYERAGGEDAKEDKGAEAMRAAAGTAAELRKVRALPLKG; this comes from the coding sequence GTGGCATCGAGCGGAGCACCCGAGGACTATTCCATACAGGCGGAGGGTATGACCATCGCGGTGGTCTACACCCGCTGGAACGACAAGATCGTCGACCTGCTGCGCGCCGGCGCGCGGGATGAGGCCCGGGAGCTCGGCGTGAAGGTGGAGGAGTACGCCGTCGCAGGCGCCCTCGAGCTGCCGGTGGTTGCGCAGGCCTGCGCCAAGCGTTACGACGCAGTGGTCGCCCTCGGCTGCGTCATCCGCGGCGAGACGGCCCACTTCCAGTATGTGTGCGACTCCGTGACCGCCGGACTGACCCGCGTGGCGCTGGACGAACAGACCCCGGTGGGCAACGGCGTGCTCACCGTGGACGACGAGGACCAGGCCTACGAGCGCGCCGGCGGCGAGGACGCCAAGGAAGATAAGGGCGCGGAAGCCATGCGCGCCGCCGCCGGCACTGCTGCGGAACTGCGCAAAGTTCGCGCTCTGCCGTTGAAGGGTTAA
- a CDS encoding bifunctional 3,4-dihydroxy-2-butanone-4-phosphate synthase/GTP cyclohydrolase II, giving the protein MTLNTVEEALAAIRAGKGVVVVDSEDRENEGDLIFAAEDATPELVAFMVRHTSGYICVSMSDERATALELPPMVANNQDLHGTAYAVTVDAATGTTGISARSRATTIALLADDSATAASFTRPGHVVPLRAKAGGVLERPGHTEAAVDLARLAGKTPVGALCEIVSEDDPTDMARVGELRRFAGIHGLPMISIEQLAEYRRHHERTVERVAQAKLPTELGEFTAVGYRDTVSGVEHVALVAGGVEKLAHASDVLVRVHSECLTGDVFGSTRCDCGPQLRESMRRIQAAGRGVVVYLRGHEGRGIGLMAKLQAYRLQDAGLDTVDANLEQGLPADAREYSAAGQILADLGVDTFELLTNNPDKSDALAGYGPEVARRSRIEIVPTHDNIEYLRTKRDRMGHDLPGVAEWLHAHPGYGT; this is encoded by the coding sequence ATGACGTTGAATACGGTCGAGGAGGCTCTCGCCGCCATCCGCGCTGGCAAGGGCGTCGTTGTGGTGGACAGCGAGGACCGCGAGAACGAGGGCGACCTCATCTTCGCCGCCGAGGACGCCACCCCGGAACTGGTTGCCTTCATGGTGCGCCACACCTCCGGCTACATCTGCGTGTCCATGTCGGACGAGCGCGCCACCGCGCTCGAGCTGCCGCCGATGGTGGCGAACAACCAGGACCTGCACGGCACCGCGTACGCCGTCACCGTGGACGCGGCCACCGGCACCACCGGCATCTCCGCGCGCTCGCGCGCAACGACGATCGCCTTGCTTGCCGACGACTCCGCCACCGCCGCGTCCTTCACCCGCCCCGGCCACGTGGTGCCCCTGCGCGCCAAAGCAGGCGGAGTGCTGGAACGCCCCGGCCACACGGAGGCGGCCGTGGACCTGGCGCGGCTCGCGGGCAAGACCCCGGTTGGTGCGCTTTGCGAGATCGTCTCCGAGGACGACCCGACGGACATGGCGCGTGTCGGCGAGCTGCGCCGCTTCGCCGGCATCCATGGGCTGCCCATGATCTCCATCGAGCAGCTGGCCGAGTACCGCCGCCACCACGAGCGCACCGTCGAGCGCGTCGCGCAGGCGAAGCTTCCCACCGAGTTGGGTGAGTTCACCGCGGTGGGCTACCGCGACACTGTCTCCGGGGTGGAGCATGTGGCGTTGGTTGCCGGAGGCGTCGAGAAGCTTGCGCACGCTTCCGATGTGTTGGTGCGGGTGCACTCCGAGTGCCTCACCGGCGACGTGTTCGGATCCACGCGCTGCGACTGCGGCCCGCAGCTGCGCGAATCCATGCGGCGCATCCAGGCCGCCGGCCGCGGGGTGGTGGTCTACCTGCGCGGGCACGAGGGACGCGGCATCGGGCTGATGGCGAAACTGCAGGCCTACCGGCTGCAGGACGCGGGCCTCGACACCGTGGACGCGAACCTGGAGCAGGGCCTGCCGGCGGACGCACGGGAGTACTCCGCGGCAGGGCAGATCCTGGCGGATCTGGGGGTGGACACCTTCGAGCTGCTCACCAACAATCCGGACAAGTCCGACGCGCTGGCGGGTTACGGCCCCGAGGTGGCGCGCCGCAGTAGGATTGAGATCGTTCCCACACACGACAACATCGAGTACCTGCGCACCAAGCGCGACCGGATGGGCCACGACCTTCCTGGCGTGGCCGAGTGGCTCCACGCCCATCCGGGGTACGGAACCTAA
- a CDS encoding riboflavin synthase codes for MFTGLVEEIGVVEELEQLDDAVRIAVRAPKVTEDAAPGDSIAVDGVCLTVVDNASGTFTADVMRETLDRSRLGTYKAGSKVNLERALAAGQRMGGHIVQGHVDGVAEVVSRTPSEHWEVVRFTLPRQLSRYVVEKGSIAVNGTSLTVSAVGEGYFEVSLIPTTMRETTAGELAPGDPVNLEADIVAKYVEKMVQG; via the coding sequence ATGTTTACGGGACTCGTTGAGGAAATCGGGGTGGTGGAGGAGCTTGAGCAGCTTGACGACGCCGTCCGGATCGCCGTCCGCGCCCCCAAAGTCACCGAAGATGCCGCACCCGGCGACTCGATCGCCGTGGACGGGGTGTGCCTGACGGTGGTGGACAACGCCTCCGGCACCTTCACCGCGGACGTGATGCGCGAAACCTTGGACCGCTCCCGGCTCGGCACCTACAAGGCCGGTTCCAAGGTGAATCTTGAGCGGGCGCTCGCCGCGGGCCAGCGCATGGGCGGCCACATCGTCCAGGGCCACGTCGACGGCGTGGCCGAGGTGGTCTCGCGCACCCCGTCGGAGCACTGGGAAGTCGTGCGCTTCACGCTGCCGCGCCAGCTTTCCCGCTACGTCGTCGAGAAAGGCTCCATCGCGGTCAACGGCACCTCTTTGACCGTCTCAGCGGTGGGTGAAGGCTACTTCGAAGTCTCGCTTATCCCAACCACGATGCGCGAAACCACCGCCGGCGAGCTCGCACCCGGCGACCCAGTGAACCTGGAGGCGGACATCGTGGCCAAATACGTTGAGAAAATGGTGCAGGGATAG
- the ribD gene encoding bifunctional diaminohydroxyphosphoribosylaminopyrimidine deaminase/5-amino-6-(5-phosphoribosylamino)uracil reductase RibD has protein sequence MTEELGAISAAIEAGESVRGATSPNPPVGCALVDASGELIATGATSPAGGPHAEINALREAGERARGATAAVTLEPCNHTGRTGPCSHALVDAGIRRVVYFTADPDEAAAGGADYLRAHGVEVDFQPVRVAALQPWLRSVRLGRPSVTLKFASTLDGFTAAADGTSKWITGEDARELVHADRAKLDAIIVGTGTAIADDPSLTARFPDGSLREHQPRRVVIGSREVPEGNLTRLGFEQYATPAEALDALWETGARDVLVEGGAALAASFLELDLVDAVQAYIAPALLGAGRGVLDRAIAGTIADARRFRTTLVRPVGNDVFIEMERDVYGTR, from the coding sequence GTGACCGAGGAACTCGGCGCCATCTCCGCGGCGATCGAGGCCGGCGAGTCCGTCCGGGGCGCTACCTCGCCAAATCCTCCGGTGGGCTGTGCGCTTGTCGACGCCTCCGGCGAGCTCATCGCCACCGGCGCGACCTCGCCGGCAGGCGGGCCGCACGCAGAGATCAACGCCCTGCGCGAAGCGGGCGAGCGCGCCCGGGGCGCTACCGCCGCGGTGACCCTGGAGCCGTGCAACCACACCGGCCGCACCGGGCCCTGCTCACACGCACTCGTGGACGCGGGAATTCGGCGGGTGGTGTATTTCACCGCCGACCCCGACGAAGCGGCCGCCGGCGGAGCCGATTATTTGCGCGCCCACGGCGTCGAGGTGGACTTTCAGCCGGTGCGGGTCGCGGCGCTGCAGCCCTGGCTGCGCTCGGTGCGCCTGGGCCGGCCGAGCGTGACGCTGAAGTTCGCCTCCACGCTCGACGGCTTCACCGCCGCGGCGGACGGCACGAGCAAGTGGATCACCGGCGAGGACGCCCGGGAGCTGGTGCACGCGGACCGCGCGAAGCTCGACGCGATTATCGTCGGAACCGGCACCGCGATCGCCGACGACCCGTCGCTGACCGCCCGGTTCCCGGACGGCAGCTTGCGCGAGCACCAGCCGCGCCGCGTGGTAATCGGGTCTCGGGAGGTGCCCGAGGGCAACCTCACCCGCTTAGGCTTCGAGCAGTACGCCACGCCTGCGGAGGCGCTGGACGCGCTGTGGGAGACCGGTGCGCGCGACGTGCTGGTGGAAGGCGGCGCGGCACTCGCCGCGAGCTTTCTCGAGCTCGATCTGGTTGACGCGGTGCAGGCATACATCGCGCCCGCGCTCCTCGGCGCCGGCCGCGGGGTGCTGGACCGCGCCATTGCAGGCACTATCGCCGACGCCCGCCGCTTCCGCACGACGCTCGTGCGGCCGGTGGGAAACGACGTGTTCATAGAAATGGAGAGAGATGTTTACGGGACTCGTTGA